Genomic segment of Leishmania major strain Friedlin complete genome, chromosome 20:
GGCTGCGGATGTGAAAGCGAAACTGTCGGACCAGTGCGGCGTTCAGAGCAAGGACATCATCGGTGCCCCCGACGTGAACTGCCTCTACCAGATTCCCGTCAAGTTTGTGGATCAGGGTTTGATCGATCGGCTCCTGCACAAGTTGCGCCTGCGGCCAAACATGCCGCCGACGGACGCGCCGACCTATCAAACCTTCAAGAAGTTCTCGGATATTCTGCAGAACCCAAACAACCAGAAGGTCCGCATCGCCTTTGTCGGCAAGTACGTGACAGGCGGGTCGGACGCGTACTTCTCTGTGCTTCAGTGCTTCGAGCACTGCCAGCTTGCCCTCGGCATCAACGTCGAGGTCTTCTACCTCGAGagcgagcagctggagggcgaaaacgccgaggaggcagaggcagcgctgctcgaGTGCGACGGCATCTTCGTCCCTGGCGGCTTCGGTGTTCGTGGCATCGACGGTAAGGTGAACGCGGTGCGGCTGGCTCGCGAGCACAACATCCCATACTTTGGCGTCTGCCTCGGCATGCAGGTCGCCCTCATCGAGTTTGCCCGCAGCCAGCTCGGCTGGGAGGACGCGAACAGCGAGGAGTTCGACGCCTCCAGTACGCGTCAAGTGGTGCGCATCATGGACGCCGACCGAGAGCGTATGGGTGCCAACATGCACCTTGGTGCACGTGAAGTGCACATTGTGGAGCCGCACTCGCGCATGAGCACCATCTACTCCGGCGCCAAGGTTGTGCTGgaacgccaccgccaccgctatGAGGCGCACGGCAAATACCTGAATCATCTACGCAAGCAAGGTCTCGTCATCTCCGCCGTCTCAGACcccgacgccggcgagaaCCTGCGCGTCGAGGCCATTGAGAATCCGTCGCTTAAGTTTTTCCTTGCCGTGCAGTTCCACCCCGAGTTCGTCTCCACCCCACTCGACCCCTCGCCGCCGTACCTTGCCTTcttcgcagcggcggctggcaAGGAGGTGAATTGGCCCGCGGAGTGCACTGCGCGCCGCCTGCCCGCCTCAGCCTAATCGAGCGAAGCGTACAGGTAGAGCCTCGACGGGAGAGCACAGGGGCAGGGCGGGGCGGCGTTTCTGTTGAGCATGCtttggtggtgggggtggaTGGCGGTCTCTGTT
This window contains:
- a CDS encoding putative cytidine triphosphate synthase translates to MEERKTASGSAYYLPSPLLLSQNQGEERVKFVVVSGGVCSSLGKGVTTSAIGALLHASGYRVCSIKIDPYINIDAGLMSPYEHGEVYVLEDGGEADLDLGNYERWMSVHLTRDHNITTGKMYQKLLTKERAGGFLGKTVQLVPHFTNEVVNHIFKICQTPMGGSNKRPEICMIELGGTVGDMESQPFVEALRRLRYSILPEDFCLVHTTYLPVFGGTQKTKPTQHSCRALLSLGLQPDFLVCRSEQPLAADVKAKLSDQCGVQSKDIIGAPDVNCLYQIPVKFVDQGLIDRLLHKLRLRPNMPPTDAPTYQTFKKFSDILQNPNNQKVRIAFVGKYVTGGSDAYFSVLQCFEHCQLALGINVEVFYLESEQLEGENAEEAEAALLECDGIFVPGGFGVRGIDGKVNAVRLAREHNIPYFGVCLGMQVALIEFARSQLGWEDANSEEFDASSTRQVVRIMDADRERMGANMHLGAREVHIVEPHSRMSTIYSGAKVVLERHRHRYEAHGKYLNHLRKQGLVISAVSDPDAGENLRVEAIENPSLKFFLAVQFHPEFVSTPLDPSPPYLAFFAAAAGKEVNWPAECTARRLPASA